A genomic segment from Nicotiana sylvestris chromosome 1, ASM39365v2, whole genome shotgun sequence encodes:
- the LOC104215825 gene encoding uncharacterized protein yields the protein MQAWKSKEKAMQLLRRSPSESYKKMPTYLYMLEYANPGSVTRLYTEGDESFLYAFIDIYASIRGWVYCRPTVVVDGSFLKLTYRGTILTASTQDAEGQILPLAYAIVDSENDASWEWFFVQLRETYGQREGMCIVSDRHDAIWKATLIVYPEVPHCACMFHLCNNIKTNFRKSQKQIKEVYFALASAYTVEEFNRHMAELEAIDSRVKTYLMDIGYDKWSRAHSKANRTMTMTSNIAESVNATNKHARDLPVVNLLDFMTTLIQK from the exons atgcaagcatggaaatcaaaagaaaaagcaatGCAATTATTGAGACGATCACCAAGTGAATCATACAAGAAAATGCCAACATATCTTTATATGTTAGAGTACGCTAACCCAGGATCAGTGACACGACTATACACTGAAGGAGATGAGAGCTTCTTGTATGCATTCATAGATATATATGCATCGATTAGAGGATGGGTCTATTGTAGGCCAACAGTTGTAGTTGATGGAAGTTTTTTAAAGTTAACATATAGAGGGACCATACTCACGGCTTCCACGCAAGACGCAGAGG GACAAATTCTACCCCTCGCATATGCAATTGTTGATTCGGAAAATGATGCATCGTGGGAATGGTTCTTCGTGCAGTTGAGAGAAACCTATGGACAAAGAGAGGGAATGTGCATTGTATCAGACAGGCATGATGCTATATGGAAAGCAACTTTAATTGTCTATCCAGAAGTCCCTCATTGTGCATGTATGTTCCATTTGTGTAACAATATAAAGACAAACTTCAGGAAGAGCCAAAAACAAATCAAAGAAGTATATTTTGCTTTAGCAAGCGCATACACTGTTGAAGAATTCAACAGGCATATGGCAGAATTAGAAGCTATTGATAGTAGAGTGAAAACATACCTGATGGATATTGGATATGATAAATGGTCCCGGGCGCATTCCAAGGCAAATAGAACCATGACCATGACATCGAATATTGCGGAATCAGTAAATGCAACAAACAAGCATGCAAGAGACCTCCCAGTTGTGAATTTGCTTGACTTTATGACAACATTGATTCAAAAATAG